In Oscillatoria acuminata PCC 6304, a single window of DNA contains:
- the ftsZ gene encoding cell division protein FtsZ — translation MTLNSKLGVGNESPHSEEPTGFPVAVDNSNPFNNTGLILGQNRDNRLPGEETRSNDIVPSSIAKIKVIGVGGGGCNAVNRMIASEVSGVEFWAVNTDAQALVQSTATKRLQVGQKLTRGLGAGGNPAIGQKAAEESRDEIAHALEHSDLVFITAGMGGGTGTGAAPIVAEAAKEVGALTVGVVTRPFMFEGRRRTNQAEEGIAALQSRVDTLIVIPNDKLLSVISEQTPVQEAFRVADDILRQGVQGISDIITIPGLVNVDFADVRAVMADAGSALMGIGVGSGKSRAREAALSAISSPLLESSIEGAKGVVLNITGGTDLTLHEVNAAAETVYEVVDPNANIIFGAVIDERLQGEIRITVIATGFSSDPPQPGTQVARVVTQPQPQRFIPKPPAASPPPPPTPDPSRGKPPGLDIPDFLQKRRPPR, via the coding sequence ATGACACTTAATAGTAAACTAGGGGTTGGAAATGAAAGCCCTCATTCTGAAGAACCGACAGGTTTTCCCGTGGCAGTGGACAACTCCAATCCTTTTAACAACACAGGGTTAATATTGGGTCAAAATCGCGATAACCGGCTCCCCGGGGAAGAAACCAGGAGTAACGATATTGTGCCGAGTAGCATAGCCAAAATTAAAGTCATTGGCGTAGGCGGCGGTGGATGCAATGCTGTCAACCGCATGATTGCAAGTGAAGTCTCGGGAGTAGAATTTTGGGCGGTGAATACCGATGCCCAAGCTCTAGTCCAATCCACTGCAACCAAACGCCTTCAAGTCGGACAAAAACTGACCCGAGGTCTCGGCGCAGGTGGCAACCCCGCCATCGGTCAAAAAGCCGCAGAGGAGTCTCGCGATGAGATTGCTCATGCCTTAGAACATTCTGACCTCGTTTTCATTACCGCAGGCATGGGGGGTGGGACCGGCACCGGGGCCGCCCCCATCGTCGCCGAAGCCGCCAAGGAAGTTGGGGCCCTGACTGTAGGGGTGGTAACCCGTCCGTTTATGTTCGAGGGCCGTCGGCGCACGAACCAAGCGGAAGAAGGGATCGCCGCCCTCCAAAGTCGGGTCGATACTCTAATTGTCATCCCCAACGATAAATTGCTCTCGGTCATTTCCGAACAAACCCCAGTTCAAGAAGCCTTTCGAGTGGCGGATGATATCCTCCGCCAAGGGGTTCAGGGGATTTCAGATATTATTACCATTCCAGGTCTGGTGAATGTGGACTTTGCCGACGTGCGAGCGGTAATGGCTGATGCTGGGTCTGCCTTAATGGGAATCGGTGTCGGTTCGGGTAAATCCCGGGCCAGAGAAGCGGCCCTCAGTGCCATTTCTTCTCCTTTACTCGAATCCTCGATTGAAGGGGCCAAGGGCGTCGTCTTGAATATTACCGGCGGCACTGATTTGACCTTGCATGAGGTCAATGCAGCAGCGGAAACGGTGTACGAAGTGGTTGATCCCAATGCCAATATTATTTTTGGTGCCGTGATTGACGAACGCCTCCAAGGGGAAATTCGCATCACCGTGATTGCCACCGGCTTTTCCTCAGACCCCCCCCAACCTGGAACCCAGGTCGCCAGGGTGGTTACGCAACCGCAACCGCAACGGTTCATTCCTAAGCCTCCAGCCGCATCCCCCCCACCGCCTCCGACTCCCGATCCTTCCCGTGGTAAGCCACCGGGATTGGATATTCCGGATTTCCTGCAAAAGCGTCGCCCTCCGCGATAA
- the thiD gene encoding bifunctional hydroxymethylpyrimidine kinase/phosphomethylpyrimidine kinase produces the protein MSDLQAISQPAIVPVALTIAGSDSGGGAGIQADLKTFAFHGVHGTSALTCVTAQSTMGVTRVDGLPVEAIAAQIDAVAQDMRVLAVKTGMLLNREIIAAVVERVESLHLQNLVVDPVMVSRTGAQLIDDEAVTLLQDVLVPLGAIVTPNRYEAQILSGLPINTLDDMRAAAQRIHKCGVSGVLVKGGGMAGELRGVDVWFDGDCLETLRTVTVETRNTHGTGCTLSAAIAANLALGQDSLTAVKNAKNYVTEALQFALEIGQGPGPVGHFFPLFSGTSP, from the coding sequence ATGTCTGATCTACAAGCAATTTCACAGCCGGCGATCGTCCCAGTCGCATTGACGATCGCCGGTTCCGATAGTGGTGGAGGGGCCGGAATTCAAGCGGATTTGAAAACCTTTGCGTTTCATGGGGTGCATGGCACGAGCGCCCTCACCTGCGTCACGGCTCAAAGTACGATGGGGGTGACCCGGGTGGATGGGTTGCCGGTGGAGGCGATCGCTGCTCAAATTGATGCAGTGGCTCAGGATATGAGGGTGCTGGCGGTCAAAACTGGAATGCTCCTAAATCGGGAGATTATTGCAGCAGTGGTGGAACGAGTTGAATCCCTACATCTCCAGAATTTAGTGGTGGATCCGGTAATGGTCTCTCGAACTGGCGCGCAACTGATTGATGATGAAGCGGTGACATTGTTGCAGGATGTTTTAGTGCCGTTAGGGGCGATCGTCACCCCCAATCGTTACGAGGCCCAAATTCTGAGCGGATTACCAATTAATACCTTAGATGATATGCGCGCTGCTGCTCAGAGAATCCATAAGTGCGGAGTTTCTGGGGTCCTCGTCAAAGGAGGCGGCATGGCGGGAGAATTGCGCGGGGTAGATGTCTGGTTTGATGGGGACTGCCTAGAAACCTTAAGAACGGTAACGGTAGAGACTCGGAATACTCATGGGACTGGATGCACTTTGTCGGCGGCGATCGCCGCTAATTTAGCATTAGGTCAAGATTCCTTAACAGCGGTCAAAAATGCCAAAAACTATGTCACCGAAGCCCTACAATTTGCCTTAGAAATTGGTCAAGGTCCCGGTCCAGTTGGTCACTTTTTCCCCTTATTTAGCGGAACATCGCCGTGA
- a CDS encoding DUF4277 domain-containing protein — MAKPQNICVGLGITPEHLNDDVVDRVLDELYVSGIIELFIKITLAAPKRSGVNTQNLHLDSTSFHVHGQYLREPNPTVEPVPIQITYRYSRDHRPDLKQFIVDLICSSSRRCSAK, encoded by the coding sequence TTGGCAAAGCCACAGAACATTTGCGTTGGATTAGGGATAACACCAGAACACCTCAATGATGACGTTGTAGATCGAGTCCTAGACGAACTGTATGTTTCAGGCATCATTGAACTATTTATCAAAATTACCTTGGCTGCCCCTAAAAGGTCCGGAGTAAATACCCAGAACCTACACCTCGATTCAACATCGTTTCATGTTCATGGACAATATCTTCGGGAACCTAACCCAACAGTCGAACCCGTTCCGATTCAGATTACTTATAGATACTCACGAGATCATCGTCCTGACTTAAAGCAATTTATCGTGGACTTGATTTGTAGTTCTTCACGGCGATGTTCCGCTAAATAA
- a CDS encoding DUF4277 domain-containing protein, with amino-acid sequence MIDEIGLVELINRELKPRLLTFVSPKIIVKAMIFNGLGLVSAPHYLFSQFLVGKATEHLRWIRDNTRTPQ; translated from the coding sequence ATCATTGATGAGATAGGGCTTGTCGAGCTAATTAACCGGGAACTTAAGCCCCGTCTTCTCACCTTTGTGAGTCCGAAAATCATCGTCAAAGCGATGATTTTCAATGGTTTAGGCTTGGTGAGCGCCCCTCACTATTTATTTTCCCAATTCTTGGTTGGCAAAGCCACAGAACATTTGCGTTGGATTAGGGATAACACCAGAACACCTCAATGA
- a CDS encoding amino acid adenylation domain-containing protein, with protein MQKRNSQHLTSFHQIFESQVQKTPEAIAIVCNGQQLTYSELNQRANQLAHYLQDLGVGCEQLVGIFMERSIEIVVTILGIFKAGAAYVPLDPGYPKERLTYIAQETQFFLLLTQKHLGDRLPPSSAKISYIDSNWDTIAQYSRENLPTEILPENLAYIMYTSGSTGQPKGVQMPYINIVRYIQALSQVVTVQPEDIYLHVASFSFSSSIRQLMLPLSQGAKVVIATREQTKNPLELLNLMCQQQVTISDGVCSVWRSMLEILAEEEKQRFYLSKLRLRFVVLSGENTTCALVQKIKHFLGKQVRFFNVYGQSETIGNFVYEMPPDFDRHEGYFPVGYPYPHNHCYILDENLNPVPTGEVGELMMAGGCVCRGYLNRDDLTAEKFIPNPWADRDSTSDRPVPTLFKTGDVVRQLPDGTIELLGRTDFQVKIRGMRVELDEIATILEEHQTVRQATVVAHSKQSGENILVAYIIPEPAENYPDSSTLHHKLREFLIQKLPDYMLPAVFMELAAFPRTPNGKLDRLALPKPSFLDNQPGDGEYSADTEIQKLFCEALNLRLVQPQDTFISLGGNSLSYVQFSMKLERYLGYLPPVWEEMTVSQLENEEPEERKNRTIETSILLRTLAICAVVIFHASSTNIFIKGGAYLMLLIAGKNLARFNGGSLLGGRLMQPFNSLLSNIIIPYVSIVWVFQVYAQILNNPEYGYWNFPVLLLVSNFLDPGKGSVFFVWFIQVLAQLIVIFLLLFSIPQIRNLANLSPWKFGLMIFGVGVFTNHIVPYFWMPTPDQPVSYYTNLCLPYMVLWLFAIGWSAHFAKSKYQKVVTSIILPLPVFMWPEQQLSIQLWILVGGMMVIWKQYVSVPHILKQPIQLISSASYSIYVSHMAAFILLKNVTGIDKNDNIGSLLLHIIFALVVGVILWWGIQIIQKFLNRVVASKIKLALE; from the coding sequence ATGCAGAAAAGAAACAGTCAACATTTGACGAGCTTTCATCAAATCTTTGAGAGCCAAGTCCAAAAGACTCCAGAGGCGATCGCGATTGTTTGTAACGGTCAGCAATTGACTTATTCGGAACTAAATCAAAGAGCGAACCAACTCGCCCATTATCTGCAAGATTTGGGAGTGGGTTGTGAGCAATTAGTTGGGATATTCATGGAGCGATCCATTGAAATCGTTGTGACAATCCTGGGCATTTTTAAAGCCGGAGCAGCTTATGTTCCTCTAGATCCAGGATATCCGAAGGAACGATTAACATATATCGCCCAGGAAACTCAATTTTTTCTATTGTTGACGCAAAAACATTTAGGCGATCGCCTGCCTCCATCCTCGGCAAAAATATCTTATATAGACTCTAACTGGGATACCATTGCTCAGTATAGTCGAGAGAATTTACCCACAGAAATATTACCGGAAAACTTAGCCTACATCATGTACACATCTGGCTCCACTGGACAGCCAAAAGGGGTACAGATGCCTTATATTAATATAGTCCGATACATTCAGGCATTAAGTCAGGTGGTGACAGTCCAGCCGGAGGATATTTATCTGCACGTTGCATCCTTCTCGTTTTCTTCTTCCATTAGACAATTAATGCTGCCACTGTCTCAGGGAGCCAAAGTGGTAATCGCCACGCGAGAACAAACCAAAAATCCTTTGGAATTACTGAACTTAATGTGTCAACAGCAAGTCACTATATCTGATGGAGTTTGTTCAGTTTGGCGGTCAATGTTAGAAATCTTAGCTGAGGAAGAGAAACAGCGATTTTATCTATCAAAACTCCGTCTCAGATTTGTGGTGCTATCAGGAGAAAATACCACCTGTGCTTTAGTCCAAAAAATTAAACATTTTCTGGGCAAACAGGTCCGCTTTTTCAATGTATATGGACAAAGTGAAACCATTGGCAACTTTGTCTACGAAATGCCTCCAGACTTTGATCGTCATGAAGGATATTTTCCGGTGGGTTATCCTTATCCTCACAATCATTGCTACATTTTAGATGAAAATCTCAACCCAGTCCCAACCGGAGAAGTGGGTGAACTAATGATGGCTGGAGGTTGTGTCTGTCGGGGTTACTTAAATCGGGATGACCTGACCGCAGAAAAATTTATTCCTAACCCTTGGGCTGACCGAGATTCTACCAGCGATCGCCCTGTACCCACACTGTTTAAAACCGGAGATGTGGTGCGGCAATTACCCGATGGCACTATCGAACTACTGGGTCGCACTGACTTTCAAGTAAAAATTCGCGGTATGCGGGTAGAACTCGATGAAATTGCCACAATCTTAGAAGAACATCAGACCGTTAGACAAGCCACAGTTGTCGCCCACTCAAAACAATCAGGAGAAAATATCCTGGTGGCTTATATCATCCCAGAACCGGCTGAAAATTATCCCGATTCGTCTACATTGCATCATAAATTGCGAGAGTTTTTAATTCAAAAACTCCCAGATTATATGCTACCGGCTGTATTCATGGAACTGGCGGCATTTCCTCGGACTCCTAATGGAAAATTAGATCGTCTTGCTTTACCAAAACCTAGCTTTCTGGACAATCAACCAGGGGACGGGGAATATTCTGCTGACACAGAAATTCAAAAGCTGTTTTGTGAAGCCTTAAACCTGCGTCTAGTTCAGCCCCAGGATACTTTTATTTCCTTGGGAGGTAATTCCCTATCTTATGTTCAATTTTCCATGAAACTTGAGCGCTATCTGGGATATCTACCTCCAGTTTGGGAAGAAATGACTGTTAGTCAACTAGAGAACGAAGAACCAGAGGAGCGAAAAAATAGGACGATTGAAACTAGCATTTTGTTGAGGACTTTAGCAATCTGTGCAGTAGTAATTTTTCACGCCAGTTCAACGAATATTTTTATTAAAGGTGGAGCTTATTTAATGCTGTTAATTGCTGGAAAAAACTTAGCGAGATTTAATGGCGGAAGTTTGCTCGGCGGTCGGTTAATGCAACCCTTTAATTCACTTTTAAGCAACATCATAATTCCTTATGTGTCTATCGTTTGGGTTTTTCAGGTATATGCTCAAATATTAAATAATCCAGAGTATGGATACTGGAATTTTCCAGTTCTGCTATTGGTAAGTAACTTTTTAGATCCAGGAAAAGGCTCAGTATTTTTTGTTTGGTTTATTCAGGTGCTTGCCCAGTTAATTGTGATATTCTTACTACTCTTCTCTATTCCACAAATTCGCAATCTGGCCAACTTATCCCCGTGGAAATTTGGCTTAATGATTTTCGGTGTGGGTGTATTTACTAATCACATAGTGCCATATTTCTGGATGCCTACGCCTGACCAACCAGTCAGTTATTACACTAACCTTTGTTTGCCCTATATGGTACTCTGGCTTTTTGCGATCGGTTGGTCTGCCCACTTTGCCAAATCTAAGTATCAAAAGGTTGTAACTAGCATCATATTGCCGCTCCCCGTATTTATGTGGCCAGAGCAACAGTTATCAATTCAGTTATGGATATTAGTGGGAGGGATGATGGTTATATGGAAACAATATGTTTCTGTACCGCATATATTAAAACAGCCGATACAACTGATTAGTTCTGCATCCTATTCTATCTACGTGTCCCATATGGCTGCGTTTATTCTCCTCAAGAATGTCACAGGAATTGACAAAAATGATAATATAGGTAGTCTTTTGTTGCATATTATCTTTGCGTTAGTAGTAGGAGTGATCCTGTGGTGGGGAATCCAAATTATCCAGAAATTCTTAAATAGAGTGGTCGCCTCAAAAATTAAGTTGGCTTTGGAGTAA
- a CDS encoding VIT domain-containing protein produces the protein MKLLYIVPACLVLVTAVGTVAHLTLAQNSRSLPSSSLSQGNQTQTPSDSQDVGGLYVLSPDGEKQAFTLTHTDVKARIDGNVSQVAVTQRFQNPFNEPLEAVYVFPLPDEAAVYDMEIKIGDRIIKGDIKQREEAQRIYDEARQQGRTAALLEQERPNIFTQSLANIKPGEQIEVTIRYSDSLPFEGGNYEFVFPMVVGPRYIPGTPTTPETPNTNQVPDASRITPPVLRPGSRSGHDISVAVEINAGVPISNIQSPSHQIVTSQSGELVRIDLAKSDSIPNKDLILRYRVSGDRTKATVLTQSDDRGGHFAIYLIPALDYNRNEIVPKDVIFLMDTSGSQSGDPIVKSQELMRRFINGLNPNDTFTIIDFANTATALSPRPLANTPANRNMAINYINQLDANGGTELLNGIQTVLNYPPSENGRLRSIVLLTDGYIGNDMEIIAEVQQKLQAGNRLYSFGVGSSVNRFVLDRLAEVGRGTSQVIRQDEPTEAVAERFFRQINNPVLTNIEVSWEGGGEPAEVYPGLPPDLFAEQPLVLFGRKGDRARGQLRVKGMTANGDRYEELFRMAFEEEGNPAIAQLWGRHRIKDLMTQMYGGETTSGVTAVTNTALAYRLLSAYTAFVAVSEEVRVDPDGTTRRVQVPVELPEGVSYEGIFGEESEADAVMAPRGRTSGAYPPPSPAAAPVRLSGGARSGPGSPQPLYESSTMDEINPSPQGSDRIQVMDADELDAEATTELENLLQFVNLSPGVTGEVVWEIVVRQGRVVRVMLDDRASTLTDQGAIDLIRQTLQRWQPPQSLSGTLRIKLQVQP, from the coding sequence ATGAAATTACTCTATATTGTTCCAGCCTGTTTAGTCCTGGTTACAGCAGTGGGAACAGTCGCCCATTTAACCTTAGCCCAAAATTCGCGATCGCTCCCTAGTTCAAGCCTCTCTCAGGGCAATCAAACCCAAACTCCCTCGGACTCCCAAGATGTGGGGGGCTTGTATGTTTTATCCCCAGACGGAGAAAAACAAGCCTTTACCCTCACCCATACCGATGTCAAAGCCCGAATTGATGGCAATGTCTCCCAAGTTGCGGTAACCCAACGGTTTCAAAATCCCTTTAATGAACCATTAGAAGCCGTTTATGTCTTCCCGCTTCCCGATGAGGCGGCGGTTTATGATATGGAAATTAAAATTGGCGATCGCATCATTAAAGGGGATATCAAACAACGGGAAGAAGCCCAACGCATTTATGACGAGGCAAGGCAACAAGGACGCACCGCAGCATTATTAGAACAAGAACGGCCTAATATCTTCACCCAATCCCTCGCCAATATCAAACCCGGTGAACAAATTGAAGTCACCATTCGCTACAGTGATAGTCTCCCGTTTGAAGGGGGAAATTATGAATTTGTCTTCCCAATGGTCGTCGGTCCACGCTATATTCCCGGGACTCCAACCACCCCGGAAACCCCGAATACCAACCAAGTTCCCGATGCCTCTCGGATTACCCCTCCGGTCCTTCGTCCGGGCAGTCGTTCGGGTCATGATATTAGTGTAGCAGTGGAGATTAATGCCGGAGTTCCGATTTCCAATATCCAGTCCCCCTCTCATCAAATTGTTACTTCTCAATCGGGAGAACTGGTCCGAATTGATTTAGCAAAATCTGATTCAATTCCCAACAAAGATTTAATTCTGCGTTATCGAGTTTCAGGCGATCGCACCAAAGCAACAGTCCTCACCCAATCCGACGATCGCGGGGGACATTTTGCCATTTACCTCATTCCTGCCTTAGATTACAACCGCAATGAAATTGTCCCCAAAGATGTCATCTTTTTAATGGATACCAGCGGGTCTCAATCCGGTGACCCCATCGTGAAATCCCAAGAATTGATGCGCCGCTTTATCAATGGCCTAAATCCCAATGATACCTTTACCATTATTGACTTTGCCAATACCGCAACTGCCCTCTCTCCTCGACCTTTAGCCAATACTCCTGCTAACCGAAACATGGCGATCAATTATATCAATCAATTGGACGCCAATGGGGGAACTGAGTTATTAAATGGCATTCAAACCGTCTTAAATTATCCCCCGTCAGAAAATGGTCGTTTACGGAGTATTGTCTTATTAACTGATGGCTATATTGGCAATGACATGGAAATCATTGCTGAGGTTCAACAAAAGTTACAAGCGGGAAACCGTTTATATAGTTTTGGGGTGGGGAGTTCGGTGAATCGGTTTGTCCTCGATCGCCTTGCAGAAGTTGGGCGAGGAACCTCCCAAGTGATTCGTCAGGATGAACCCACAGAAGCGGTAGCGGAACGGTTTTTCCGACAGATTAATAATCCCGTTTTAACGAATATTGAGGTGAGTTGGGAAGGAGGAGGGGAACCGGCAGAAGTTTATCCAGGGTTACCGCCGGATTTGTTTGCCGAACAACCCTTAGTGTTGTTTGGACGAAAAGGCGATCGCGCCCGGGGACAGTTACGAGTGAAGGGAATGACTGCCAATGGCGATCGCTATGAAGAACTCTTTCGCATGGCATTTGAGGAAGAAGGCAACCCGGCGATCGCGCAATTGTGGGGTCGGCATCGAATTAAAGATTTAATGACTCAAATGTATGGGGGAGAAACCACATCCGGGGTTACAGCAGTAACCAATACCGCCCTCGCCTATCGATTGCTGTCTGCCTACACTGCCTTTGTCGCCGTCAGCGAAGAAGTCCGAGTCGATCCTGATGGCACCACTCGCCGAGTGCAAGTCCCCGTGGAATTACCCGAGGGAGTCAGTTACGAAGGGATTTTTGGGGAAGAAAGCGAAGCAGATGCGGTAATGGCACCTCGGGGTCGGACTAGCGGCGCATATCCACCTCCGTCACCCGCTGCGGCACCTGTTCGGTTGTCTGGAGGTGCTCGTTCCGGTCCCGGTAGTCCCCAACCCCTGTATGAATCTTCAACAATGGACGAAATCAATCCATCCCCCCAAGGGAGCGATCGCATTCAAGTCATGGATGCGGATGAATTAGATGCGGAGGCGACTACAGAGTTAGAAAACTTACTCCAATTTGTGAATCTTTCTCCAGGAGTGACTGGGGAAGTGGTTTGGGAAATTGTAGTTCGTCAGGGTCGAGTCGTGCGCGTGATGCTAGACGATCGCGCTTCTACGTTAACGGATCAAGGGGCGATCGATCTGATTCGTCAAACATTACAACGTTGGCAACCCCCCCAATCTCTCTCAGGAACCCTCCGGATTAAGTTGCAAGTTCAACCCTAA
- the ffh gene encoding signal recognition particle protein produces MFDALAERLEGAWKKLRGQDKISESNIQEALRDVRRALLEADVNLQVVKAFIADVEEKALGAEVVSGVRPDQQFIKIVYDELVEVMGESNVPLAQAETAPTVVLMAGLQGTGKTTATAKLALHLRKQNRTTLLVATDIYRPAAIDQLLTLGKQIDVPVFELGTDADPVEIARQGIQHAVAIGVDTVIVDTAGRLQIDADMMAELAQIKETIQPHETLLVVDAMTGQEAANLTRTFNDEIGITGAILTKLDGDTRGGAALSVRQLSGQPIKFVGVGEKVEALQPFYPDRMASRILGMGDVLTLVERAAEQVDLADAEKMQQKILQAQFDFNDFLKQMRLMKNMGSLGGLLKMIPGVGKISDDQLSKGESQLKSAEAMINSMTAQERVNPDLLAGSPSRRKRVARGSGHDDAAVTKLVTDFSRMRMMMQRMGQGDLTGMPGMGGMFGPGGGQPGRGGYPGGPGKKKKKAKKKKGFGEL; encoded by the coding sequence ATGTTTGACGCGCTTGCTGAACGGTTAGAAGGAGCCTGGAAGAAACTTCGAGGGCAGGACAAAATTTCCGAATCCAATATTCAAGAAGCCCTACGGGACGTTCGGCGCGCCCTTTTAGAAGCCGATGTCAACCTTCAGGTCGTCAAAGCATTTATTGCCGACGTTGAAGAGAAAGCGCTGGGTGCGGAAGTGGTTTCTGGGGTGCGACCGGACCAGCAGTTTATCAAGATTGTTTACGATGAACTGGTGGAAGTCATGGGGGAAAGTAACGTTCCCCTGGCGCAAGCAGAGACTGCCCCGACGGTTGTGTTGATGGCCGGATTGCAAGGGACAGGTAAAACCACTGCGACGGCTAAATTGGCTTTACATCTGAGAAAGCAAAATCGCACGACCCTGTTGGTGGCAACGGACATTTATCGACCGGCGGCGATCGACCAATTGCTGACCCTGGGGAAACAGATTGATGTGCCGGTGTTTGAACTGGGGACTGATGCGGACCCGGTGGAAATTGCGCGGCAGGGGATTCAACACGCCGTGGCGATCGGGGTGGATACGGTGATTGTGGATACTGCCGGTCGTCTGCAAATTGATGCAGATATGATGGCGGAGTTGGCCCAGATTAAAGAGACGATCCAACCTCATGAAACCCTGTTAGTGGTGGATGCCATGACGGGTCAAGAGGCGGCGAATCTCACCCGGACCTTTAATGATGAAATTGGCATCACTGGGGCGATTCTGACCAAATTGGATGGGGATACCCGTGGGGGGGCGGCCCTTTCGGTGCGGCAACTGTCGGGACAACCGATTAAATTTGTCGGGGTTGGGGAAAAGGTAGAGGCCCTACAGCCCTTTTATCCCGATCGCATGGCATCTCGGATTCTCGGCATGGGTGACGTGCTCACCCTAGTCGAACGGGCGGCAGAGCAAGTGGACCTTGCCGATGCCGAGAAGATGCAGCAAAAGATTTTGCAGGCGCAATTTGACTTTAACGACTTCCTCAAGCAGATGCGCTTGATGAAGAATATGGGGTCGTTAGGCGGATTGCTGAAAATGATTCCCGGCGTTGGGAAAATCTCCGATGACCAGTTGTCCAAGGGCGAGTCTCAGCTTAAAAGTGCTGAGGCGATGATTAATTCCATGACGGCCCAGGAACGGGTAAATCCTGATTTGTTAGCGGGTTCTCCCTCCCGGCGTAAACGGGTGGCCCGGGGTTCCGGTCATGATGATGCAGCAGTGACTAAGCTGGTAACGGATTTCTCCCGAATGCGAATGATGATGCAGCGCATGGGTCAAGGGGACTTGACTGGGATGCCGGGAATGGGAGGAATGTTCGGCCCCGGAGGGGGACAACCCGGACGAGGGGGCTATCCTGGGGGTCCTGGGAAGAAGAAAAAGAAAGCCAAGAAGAAAAAGGGCTTTGGGGAACTGTAA
- the rpsP gene encoding 30S ribosomal protein S16, protein MIKIRLKRFGKKKEVSYRIVAMQSTTRRDGRPLEELGFYNPRNDETRLNVPALVKRLQQGAQPTETVRHILEKANVFEQVNARTPS, encoded by the coding sequence ATGATCAAAATTCGATTGAAGAGATTCGGTAAGAAAAAAGAAGTCAGCTATCGGATTGTGGCGATGCAGAGCACGACTCGTCGGGATGGACGTCCTTTAGAAGAATTGGGATTCTACAATCCGAGAAATGATGAAACTCGTCTGAATGTCCCCGCCCTGGTGAAGCGACTGCAACAAGGCGCTCAACCCACCGAGACGGTGCGTCACATTCTTGAGAAAGCCAATGTCTTTGAACAGGTCAATGCCAGAACCCCTTCCTAA
- a CDS encoding KH domain-containing protein codes for MPEPLPNSINEPLTPQAASEGEKKKSSPDYGGLVRFLVEPLLETPDTLRVDCELLASVPKVWIRMAFEDPEKGRVFGRGGRNMHAVRTILEAAAKDAGESIYLDIYGGWPSDRSTSSEISASKPTVSPALRNGPVRAAPKRADRS; via the coding sequence ATGCCAGAACCCCTTCCTAATTCTATCAACGAACCACTCACTCCCCAAGCAGCATCTGAGGGCGAGAAAAAAAAGTCTAGCCCCGATTATGGCGGGTTAGTACGATTTCTGGTGGAACCGTTGCTAGAAACACCAGACACATTACGAGTGGATTGCGAGTTGTTGGCAAGTGTCCCGAAAGTCTGGATTCGCATGGCGTTTGAGGATCCAGAAAAAGGGCGCGTGTTTGGGCGCGGCGGACGCAATATGCACGCGGTGCGAACAATATTAGAAGCAGCAGCGAAGGATGCAGGGGAATCGATTTATTTAGATATCTATGGGGGGTGGCCGAGCGATCGCTCAACGTCATCGGAAATTTCCGCCTCTAAACCGACGGTAAGTCCAGCCCTGCGAAATGGTCCGGTTCGTGCTGCCCCCAAACGTGCCGATCGCTCCTAA